From a region of the Deinococcus sp. KSM4-11 genome:
- a CDS encoding DUF4385 domain-containing protein, producing the protein MPRFDYTLNYAQLDLRAQPELYRVGVGEQGVLLVQPYKSELLPHWRFATPDAARESSETIHTMFLAYLKAGEFVGADMARKFLQMGFTRSRRYANHKGGKKYAGPVPADKKGQSGAHGRPELPRQPEDPVKAESARIFKAKWDEAEANEEYNRLKKAHKARYG; encoded by the coding sequence ATGCCCAGATTCGACTACACCCTCAACTACGCCCAGCTCGACCTGCGCGCGCAGCCGGAACTGTACCGGGTGGGCGTGGGCGAGCAGGGCGTTCTGCTGGTGCAGCCGTACAAGTCCGAGCTGCTGCCGCACTGGCGGTTCGCCACGCCGGACGCCGCGCGGGAGAGCAGCGAGACGATCCACACGATGTTCCTGGCCTACCTGAAAGCGGGGGAGTTCGTGGGGGCCGACATGGCGCGCAAGTTCCTGCAGATGGGCTTCACGCGCTCACGGCGGTACGCCAACCACAAGGGCGGGAAGAAGTACGCGGGGCCGGTACCGGCCGACAAGAAGGGTCAGAGCGGCGCGCACGGTCGCCCGGAACTGCCCCGCCAGCCGGAAGATCCAGTGAAGGCCGAGTCGGCCCGGATCTTCAAGGCGAAGTGGGACGAAGCCGAGGCGAACGAGGAATACAACCGGCTGAAGAAGGCGCACAAAGCCCGGTACGGCTGA
- a CDS encoding SDR family oxidoreductase: MNDTAPILVVGATGDLGFNICQQLRRAGRPVRAVVRPASAPQQVQALRNSGAALVLADLKDRASLTRACQGVQTVITTATTTLRDQAADSIEAVDHRGGLNLVTAAQGAGVEHVVYVSFPEAADLSPPSPLSVAKRSVEAALRESGMAYTLLWPAVFMEVWLSPALGFDHVHGTVTVPGDGTRPIGWIGREDVARTAVACLERPELWNAALTVVAENLDMNAVVRQFEAMAGRHFAIQRVPVEALEAQRTAASTPLEQSFAGLMLSLAQGFPLTIDPRLTALGSSFRKVSDHARQVMPIADGHASLTPV, from the coding sequence ATGAACGACACGGCTCCAATCCTGGTCGTCGGCGCGACCGGAGACCTTGGTTTCAATATCTGTCAGCAGCTACGCCGGGCAGGACGCCCTGTGCGCGCGGTGGTGCGCCCGGCTTCCGCCCCACAGCAGGTTCAGGCGCTGCGCAATTCAGGCGCAGCGCTGGTACTCGCCGATCTGAAAGACCGGGCCTCGCTGACCCGGGCCTGCCAGGGAGTGCAGACGGTCATCACGACGGCGACCACCACCCTGCGCGACCAGGCCGCCGACTCCATCGAGGCGGTGGATCACCGGGGCGGCCTGAACCTCGTCACGGCGGCCCAGGGCGCGGGCGTGGAGCATGTTGTCTACGTGTCCTTTCCAGAGGCGGCGGACCTGTCGCCGCCCTCTCCCCTGTCGGTAGCCAAACGGAGTGTCGAGGCCGCGCTGCGGGAGAGTGGCATGGCCTATACCCTGCTGTGGCCCGCCGTGTTCATGGAGGTCTGGCTCAGCCCGGCCCTGGGTTTTGACCATGTGCACGGCACGGTCACGGTGCCCGGCGACGGCACGCGGCCCATCGGCTGGATCGGTCGAGAGGATGTGGCCCGCACGGCCGTCGCGTGCCTGGAGCGTCCGGAGCTGTGGAACGCGGCCCTGACCGTGGTGGCCGAGAACCTCGACATGAATGCCGTGGTGCGGCAGTTCGAGGCGATGGCCGGACGTCATTTCGCCATCCAGCGCGTTCCGGTCGAGGCGCTGGAAGCGCAGCGAACGGCCGCGAGCACGCCGCTGGAGCAGAGCTTCGCGGGCCTGATGCTCTCGCTCGCGCAGGGTTTCCCGCTGACGATCGATCCGCGCCTGACAGCCCTGGGTTCCTCGTTCCGGAAGGTGAGCGACCACGCCCGGCAAGTCATGCCGATTGCCGATGGTCACGCCAGCTTGACCCCGGTCTGA
- a CDS encoding Dps family protein, whose protein sequence is MTKKTKAAPSKTPAKATRATDTSDGKKTSGKATGVAHADAAHLSTTNNALVDHAYLTEAQFAIVAETLQRNLATTISLYLKFKKYHWDIRGRFFRDLHLAYDEFIDEIFPGIDEQAERLVALGGSPVAAPSDIERYSVVKVPTETVRDARAQVADLVQDLTRVGKGYRDDSNTVNDDAKDPATSDLYNGYAQTIDKIRWMLQAIMDDDRMN, encoded by the coding sequence ATGACGAAAAAGACCAAGGCAGCTCCCTCGAAAACTCCGGCGAAGGCGACCCGCGCCACCGACACCAGCGATGGCAAGAAGACCAGCGGCAAGGCCACGGGCGTCGCCCACGCCGACGCGGCGCACCTGAGCACCACCAACAACGCCCTGGTCGATCATGCGTACCTGACCGAGGCGCAGTTCGCGATCGTGGCCGAGACCTTGCAGCGCAACCTCGCCACGACCATCAGCCTGTACCTGAAGTTCAAGAAGTACCACTGGGACATCCGTGGCCGCTTCTTCCGCGACCTGCACCTCGCCTACGACGAGTTCATCGACGAGATCTTCCCCGGCATTGACGAGCAGGCCGAGCGGCTGGTGGCCCTGGGGGGTAGCCCGGTCGCCGCGCCCAGCGACATCGAGCGCTACAGCGTGGTGAAGGTACCGACCGAGACCGTGCGGGACGCCCGCGCCCAGGTGGCCGACCTGGTGCAGGATCTGACCCGCGTGGGCAAGGGCTACCGCGACGACAGCAACACCGTGAACGACGACGCCAAGGATCCGGCGACCAGCGACCTGTACAACGGGTACGCGCAGACCATCGACAAGATCCGCTGGATGCTCCAGGCGATCATGGACGACGACCGGATGAACTGA
- a CDS encoding MBL fold metallo-hydrolase, with amino-acid sequence MSALTLLAPGVHFLPGAVNSVVLEDGRGGALLVDTGLDESHARKLLRGLEAAGLMPTGILNTHSHADHHGGNAQILKRFPELKVFAPPLEQAIITHPILEPITLFGARPPRDLQSKFLLAPPSPARLAPEPGLTRIGGVDVELIEVAGHASMMYAVRVGGFLYAADALFGASALEKHPLTFCADSRLQKESAMNLGGLEGVRVTLPGHGDPTDDLAGLVAVNLTAYGRTAAAVLAAVQAGAASVDDLLARVCDALGVTMTNAGAVVLNRAVVSAHLTELLEAGQVTMTVQDNRLVFELDDRVST; translated from the coding sequence ATGTCCGCGCTGACCCTGCTGGCCCCCGGCGTCCACTTCCTGCCCGGCGCGGTGAATTCCGTGGTGCTGGAGGACGGACGCGGCGGGGCCCTGCTGGTCGATACCGGTCTGGACGAGTCGCATGCCCGCAAGCTGCTGCGGGGGCTGGAGGCGGCAGGGCTGATGCCGACCGGCATCCTGAACACGCACAGCCACGCCGACCACCACGGCGGGAACGCCCAGATCCTGAAGAGGTTCCCGGAGCTGAAGGTCTTCGCGCCGCCGCTGGAGCAGGCGATCATCACGCACCCGATCCTGGAGCCGATCACGCTGTTCGGGGCGCGGCCCCCGCGCGACCTGCAATCGAAATTCCTGCTCGCGCCGCCCAGTCCCGCGCGCCTGGCGCCGGAACCGGGCCTGACCCGGATCGGCGGCGTGGACGTGGAACTGATCGAGGTGGCCGGACACGCGAGCATGATGTACGCCGTGCGGGTGGGTGGGTTCCTGTACGCCGCCGACGCGCTGTTCGGAGCGTCGGCACTGGAGAAACACCCGCTGACCTTCTGCGCCGATTCGCGCCTGCAGAAGGAAAGTGCCATGAACCTCGGCGGGTTGGAGGGCGTACGCGTCACGCTGCCCGGCCACGGCGACCCGACGGACGATCTGGCCGGACTGGTGGCCGTGAACCTCACGGCGTACGGGCGCACGGCGGCCGCGGTGCTGGCCGCCGTGCAGGCAGGCGCGGCCAGTGTGGACGACCTGCTGGCCCGCGTGTGCGACGCACTCGGCGTGACCATGACGAACGCGGGCGCGGTGGTGCTCAACCGCGCCGTGGTCAGCGCGCACCTGACAGAACTGCTGGAGGCCGGCCAGGTCACGATGACCGTGCAGGATAACCGGCTGGTGTTTGAACTCGATGACCGCGTGAGCACCTGA
- a CDS encoding response regulator transcription factor has protein sequence MPEPTSGPIRVLLVEDHAFTRDGLRAALNLESDLRVVAEARSGEEALEQLAAHAVDVAVVDIGLPGMDGIQTAAEIRARFPAVRIVMLTAHDLRAEVLAALASGADAYCLKGARPDLLLLAVRAAAAGSAYLDPQVAHHVLGSVRAPGEHSPLTARELDVLRLVADGLPNRDIAQHLGISVSTVKLHVQELLVKLQAADRTQAAVKALRAGLL, from the coding sequence ATGCCTGAGCCCACCTCCGGCCCGATCCGTGTCCTGCTGGTCGAGGATCACGCCTTCACGCGCGACGGTCTGCGCGCCGCCCTGAACCTGGAAAGCGACCTGCGCGTCGTGGCCGAGGCCCGCAGCGGCGAGGAGGCGCTGGAACAGCTCGCCGCGCATGCCGTGGACGTGGCCGTGGTGGACATCGGGCTGCCCGGTATGGACGGCATCCAGACCGCCGCCGAGATCCGGGCGCGCTTCCCTGCCGTGCGGATCGTGATGCTCACCGCCCATGACCTGCGCGCCGAGGTGCTCGCGGCCCTCGCGTCCGGCGCGGACGCCTACTGCCTGAAAGGAGCGCGCCCGGATCTGCTGCTGCTGGCCGTACGGGCCGCCGCCGCCGGCAGCGCATACCTCGATCCGCAGGTGGCCCACCATGTCCTGGGCAGCGTCCGGGCGCCCGGCGAGCACTCGCCGCTGACCGCGCGCGAGCTGGACGTGCTGCGCCTGGTCGCGGACGGCCTGCCCAACCGGGATATCGCGCAGCATCTGGGCATCAGCGTGAGCACCGTGAAACTGCACGTACAGGAACTGCTGGTCAAGCTCCAGGCGGCCGACCGCACCCAGGCGGCAGTGAAGGCCCTGCGGGCGGGGCTGCTGTGA
- a CDS encoding cupin domain-containing protein — protein sequence MTTGTARRVLVWSLGLGLGVAAAGGPVRLDPGEEAGAATSAARAPYAMEVVIEAGARAPWRPLSGQYQLWVQLGEVTLELPDGPATVSTGETRVVPAGVEFTLFNGGSGPARVVVGMTASLPDLMK from the coding sequence ATGACCACAGGAACGGCACGGCGCGTACTGGTGTGGAGTCTGGGCCTGGGTCTGGGCGTGGCGGCGGCAGGCGGGCCGGTGCGACTCGATCCAGGCGAGGAAGCCGGAGCCGCCACCAGCGCCGCGCGGGCACCGTACGCCATGGAGGTGGTGATCGAGGCCGGAGCGCGCGCACCCTGGCGGCCCCTGTCAGGTCAGTACCAGCTGTGGGTTCAGCTCGGCGAGGTCACGCTGGAGCTGCCGGACGGCCCGGCCACCGTCAGCACCGGGGAAACGCGCGTGGTTCCGGCAGGAGTGGAGTTCACGCTGTTCAACGGTGGTTCTGGCCCCGCGCGGGTGGTGGTGGGCATGACGGCCAGCCTGCCCGACCTCATGAAGTGA
- a CDS encoding HAD family hydrolase, whose amino-acid sequence MTFLPRAVIFDFDGTILDTESREFQHWQLLYREHGRELALSDWQRGIGTWGGFDPWAGLPDAVQADRENVHARLRETLHADIAAQDVRPGVRAVLEDVKARGMALGLATSSDRAWVTRWLNQHALLELFDALATRDDVARVKPDPELYVLAAERLGVPAADCVAVEDSFNGATAAVAAGMRVVVVPNDVTRTQPFPLTWGRLDDGYARGLDGLLRAAQG is encoded by the coding sequence ATGACCTTTCTCCCGCGCGCCGTGATCTTCGACTTCGACGGCACCATCCTGGACACCGAATCCCGTGAGTTCCAGCACTGGCAACTGCTGTACCGCGAGCATGGCCGCGAACTGGCCCTGAGCGACTGGCAGCGCGGCATCGGCACCTGGGGCGGGTTCGACCCGTGGGCGGGCCTGCCGGACGCCGTGCAGGCCGACCGCGAGAACGTGCACGCCCGCCTGCGTGAGACCCTGCACGCCGACATTGCCGCGCAGGATGTCCGCCCTGGCGTGCGCGCCGTGCTGGAGGACGTGAAGGCGCGCGGCATGGCGCTGGGTCTGGCGACCAGCTCCGACCGGGCCTGGGTGACCCGCTGGCTGAACCAGCATGCCCTGCTGGAGCTGTTCGACGCGCTCGCGACCCGCGACGACGTGGCCCGCGTGAAACCCGATCCGGAACTGTACGTGCTGGCCGCCGAGCGTCTGGGCGTGCCGGCGGCCGACTGCGTGGCGGTGGAGGATTCCTTCAATGGCGCGACCGCCGCCGTCGCCGCCGGAATGCGCGTGGTCGTGGTGCCGAACGACGTGACCCGCACCCAGCCCTTCCCGCTGACCTGGGGGCGACTCGACGACGGCTACGCGCGTGGTCTGGACGGCCTCCTGCGGGCCGCGCAGGGATGA
- a CDS encoding MMPL family transporter, protein MQPLARVVTRHPWAVLLVWALAALLSIPFAARAPGALSAGPSTLTNTESARVTALLRDKFGEKDTNTVLLLTRSAPPLTTPAGQAAYDRFVTGLEKVPGVTRVIRAQAGSTLGTRTADGVEALTLAQIPLLAGATDTLARVRAYVNTVKGPALTIRVTGGQAIADDFTSYAESDTKRSELTALPLIALLLVVVFGALVATGLPLVVGVLSITVAMAGLYGLTRVTEVSTFAQSVITMLGLGAGIDYALLMVNRFREELKTDVSAADRAERVSAIRRGRSGGAAGVVPAMPERSAVPGRAGDSAAAAYRTVLTAGRSVAFSGSTVAIAMAGLIVPPVEVIRSLGIGGVLAVLLTVLASLTALPALFTILGERVNAPHIVTVPWAQGGGASTFWTAFARRVTARPWLGLLGGAAFLLLLAVPAFGMRTGYAGAWGLTPGLESRDALADVRKLGAGGLLSQFEVILDLKGQRYTPPDRAKFQATVKTLRALPGVKGVLSPFVTPADLAGTGGSGTDGIAALNTLTRRSFSADRTYLRVTVIPTDTLKAEQIPAFEAMLRAALDASGYTYRLGGAPIGGQEWSRAITSTLPTVIAAVFIGTFVLLMIAFRSLLIPLKSILMNALTVGAAVGVVTLVVQDGFLAKALGFPQDVGVLDATLPVLLFAVMFGLSMDYEIFLLSRVQEEYLRSGDNDEAIVQAVGHTARIITSAAIIMFIVFTAFIFGRVVASMSIGLGLAVAVVLDATLVRLILVPSFLKLAGRWNWWLPKWMDRRLPHVVLEH, encoded by the coding sequence GTGCAACCCCTGGCCCGAGTCGTCACCCGTCATCCCTGGGCGGTGCTGCTGGTGTGGGCGCTGGCGGCGCTACTCAGCATTCCCTTTGCCGCCCGCGCACCCGGTGCCCTGAGCGCCGGCCCCAGCACCCTGACGAACACCGAGAGCGCGCGCGTGACCGCCCTGCTGCGCGACAAGTTCGGCGAGAAGGACACCAACACCGTGCTGCTCCTGACGCGCAGCGCGCCGCCCCTGACCACGCCAGCGGGGCAGGCCGCGTACGACCGTTTCGTGACCGGCCTGGAAAAGGTGCCCGGCGTGACGCGCGTGATCCGCGCGCAGGCGGGCAGCACCCTTGGGACGCGCACGGCAGACGGTGTGGAGGCCCTGACCCTGGCGCAGATCCCGCTGCTGGCCGGAGCGACCGACACCCTGGCCCGCGTGCGGGCCTACGTGAACACGGTAAAGGGCCCGGCCCTGACTATCCGCGTGACCGGCGGGCAGGCCATTGCCGACGACTTCACCAGCTACGCGGAATCCGACACCAAACGCAGCGAACTGACCGCCCTGCCCCTGATCGCGCTGCTGCTGGTGGTGGTGTTCGGGGCGCTGGTCGCCACCGGCCTGCCCCTGGTCGTGGGCGTGCTGAGCATCACGGTCGCCATGGCGGGCCTGTACGGTCTGACCCGCGTGACCGAGGTCAGCACCTTCGCGCAGAGTGTGATCACCATGCTCGGCCTGGGCGCCGGCATCGACTACGCCCTGCTGATGGTCAACCGGTTCAGGGAGGAACTGAAGACGGACGTCAGCGCAGCTGACCGAGCGGAGCGAGTATCCGCGATCCGGCGTGGCCGCAGTGGAGGCGCTGCCGGTGTTGTCCCGGCAATGCCGGAGCGGAGTGCCGTGCCTGGAAGGGCTGGGGACAGCGCCGCCGCCGCGTACCGCACGGTGCTGACCGCCGGGCGCAGCGTGGCCTTCAGCGGCTCCACGGTCGCCATTGCCATGGCCGGGTTGATCGTGCCGCCCGTGGAGGTGATCCGCTCGCTGGGCATCGGCGGGGTGCTGGCCGTGCTCCTGACCGTGCTGGCCAGCCTGACTGCGCTGCCCGCCCTGTTCACGATCCTGGGCGAACGCGTGAACGCCCCGCACATCGTGACCGTGCCCTGGGCGCAGGGCGGCGGGGCCAGCACCTTCTGGACGGCCTTCGCGCGGCGCGTCACGGCCCGGCCGTGGCTGGGACTGCTGGGTGGCGCGGCCTTCCTGCTGCTGCTCGCCGTGCCCGCCTTCGGCATGCGCACCGGCTACGCGGGCGCGTGGGGCCTGACGCCCGGCCTGGAAAGCCGCGACGCCCTGGCTGATGTGCGTAAGTTGGGTGCGGGCGGCCTGCTGAGCCAGTTTGAGGTGATCCTCGATTTGAAGGGACAGCGGTACACACCGCCGGATCGGGCGAAGTTCCAGGCCACGGTGAAGACCCTGCGCGCCCTGCCCGGCGTGAAGGGCGTCCTGAGCCCATTCGTGACCCCGGCGGATCTCGCCGGCACCGGGGGCTCCGGCACCGATGGTATTGCGGCCCTGAATACCCTCACGCGGCGCTCCTTCAGCGCAGACCGCACCTACCTGCGCGTGACCGTCATTCCCACCGATACCCTGAAAGCCGAGCAGATTCCCGCCTTCGAGGCGATGCTCCGCGCCGCGCTGGACGCCAGCGGGTACACCTACCGGTTGGGCGGCGCACCCATCGGCGGGCAGGAATGGAGCCGCGCCATCACGTCCACCCTGCCCACCGTGATCGCCGCCGTGTTCATCGGCACCTTCGTGCTGCTGATGATCGCCTTCCGCTCGCTGCTGATCCCCCTGAAAAGCATCCTGATGAACGCCCTGACCGTCGGCGCCGCCGTGGGTGTGGTCACGCTGGTCGTGCAGGACGGCTTTCTTGCAAAGGCTCTGGGCTTTCCACAGGACGTGGGCGTGCTCGACGCCACCCTGCCCGTGCTGCTGTTCGCCGTGATGTTCGGCCTGAGCATGGACTACGAGATCTTCCTGCTGTCCCGCGTGCAGGAGGAATACCTGCGCTCCGGAGACAACGACGAGGCCATCGTGCAGGCGGTGGGCCACACCGCGCGGATCATCACCAGCGCCGCGATCATCATGTTCATCGTCTTCACCGCATTCATCTTCGGGCGGGTCGTGGCCAGCATGAGCATCGGCCTGGGCCTCGCCGTGGCCGTGGTGCTCGACGCCACCCTGGTGAGACTCATCCTGGTGCCCAGCTTCCTGAAACTGGCGGGCCGGTGGAACTGGTGGCTGCCGAAGTGGATGGATCGCCGGCTGCCTCATGTGGTGCTGGAGCACTGA
- a CDS encoding tetratricopeptide repeat protein, translating into MSVQPRTVRPGASGPALVGRDVELVLACDLLRRPEVRVVVLRGPGGVGKTRLAREIQEQVHTHFELGAEFVNLAPLSGPEQVLPAVGHALGVQGGRSPLDALEQMVGDRTLLLVLDNLEHLPDTEGDIVALCERLPGVRVLATSRRVLRVRHARELPLPPLALPLRPQDAARSPAVQLFVQRAQEVEPEFTLTPDNATLVSAVCAALGGLPLALELAAARLRAVDLAGLLAWLDTSLEVLDGGPLDDAPRSRSLRHAVRWSYDLLTAAEQAVFTACGRFRGGFTLDALEAVTGRPDARAILIALVEHSLIQRAEGTPPRWTLLEPVREFAAELLHDSPQTAAVVGRHAHFYLELAGATDDTEMRPAPERMARLTADEPNLLAALDHYVASGQVVHAQALAAGLVPFWYGRGQPAFGVRQLQRVLEMPDSLPGSQRALLSCNAAGLASRAGFTEQAERWARAGLAQYRDLGDVAAEAGALGNLADMLATQGKSTEATVLFREALARLEALGDAMGQGAVAHNLACTLSQSGQYEASLPYFERTLGLWRQLGHSTGEIYTSAVRAVQHLRRHHLPEGRADARQAWQLGRDLPDVIFREALLFIGGLLAARLGHPLVGVRLTAASEALRNRAGVHIPHACHRERDELIAELRAALDHAAFEAAWAQGAGAAPDEVAADLDDAMQALPMAPAPSTTALTARELEVLAGVACGHSDKKVALALGISAGTVGKHVASMLHKLELHNRVELARWAAAHTLTP; encoded by the coding sequence ATGAGCGTCCAGCCACGGACGGTGCGGCCCGGGGCGAGCGGCCCGGCCCTGGTCGGCCGGGACGTCGAGCTGGTGCTGGCCTGCGACCTGTTGCGGCGACCGGAGGTGCGCGTGGTGGTGCTGCGTGGGCCGGGGGGCGTGGGCAAGACGCGCCTGGCACGCGAGATCCAGGAGCAGGTTCACACGCACTTCGAGCTGGGAGCGGAGTTCGTGAACCTCGCCCCGCTGAGCGGCCCGGAGCAGGTGCTGCCAGCGGTCGGGCACGCGCTGGGCGTGCAGGGCGGCCGCTCGCCGCTGGACGCCCTGGAACAGATGGTCGGTGACCGGACGCTGCTGCTGGTGCTGGACAATCTGGAACACCTGCCGGACACCGAGGGGGACATCGTGGCGCTGTGTGAACGGCTGCCGGGCGTGCGGGTGCTGGCGACCAGCCGGCGCGTCCTGCGCGTTCGGCACGCCCGCGAACTGCCGCTGCCGCCCCTGGCCCTGCCGCTGCGGCCGCAGGACGCGGCCCGCAGCCCGGCCGTGCAGCTGTTCGTGCAGCGTGCCCAGGAGGTCGAACCGGAGTTCACCTTGACGCCCGACAACGCGACGCTGGTCAGCGCGGTGTGTGCTGCGCTGGGCGGGCTGCCGCTGGCGCTGGAACTCGCGGCGGCGCGGCTCCGGGCCGTCGACCTGGCGGGCTTGCTGGCCTGGCTCGACACGTCCCTGGAGGTGCTGGACGGCGGCCCCCTGGACGACGCGCCGCGTTCGCGCTCACTGCGTCACGCCGTCCGCTGGAGTTACGACCTGCTGACGGCGGCCGAGCAGGCGGTGTTCACGGCGTGCGGCCGGTTCCGGGGCGGCTTCACCCTGGACGCCCTGGAGGCCGTGACCGGCCGCCCGGACGCGCGGGCCATCCTGATCGCGCTCGTCGAGCACAGCCTGATCCAGCGGGCCGAGGGCACACCGCCCCGCTGGACGCTGCTGGAACCCGTGCGCGAGTTCGCGGCCGAGCTGCTCCACGACTCGCCGCAGACCGCCGCAGTGGTGGGCCGGCACGCGCACTTCTATCTGGAGCTGGCCGGGGCAACGGACGACACGGAGATGAGGCCGGCTCCGGAACGCATGGCGCGGCTGACGGCAGACGAGCCCAACCTGCTCGCGGCCCTGGATCACTATGTGGCCTCTGGCCAGGTCGTCCACGCGCAGGCCCTGGCCGCTGGACTCGTCCCGTTCTGGTATGGGCGTGGACAGCCCGCATTCGGAGTCCGGCAGCTGCAACGGGTTCTGGAGATGCCGGACAGCCTTCCCGGTTCCCAGCGGGCCCTGCTGTCCTGCAACGCTGCCGGCCTCGCGAGCCGGGCCGGGTTCACGGAACAGGCCGAGCGCTGGGCGCGGGCAGGGCTGGCCCAGTACCGCGACCTGGGCGACGTGGCTGCCGAGGCCGGCGCCCTGGGCAACCTGGCCGACATGCTCGCCACACAGGGGAAGTCCACCGAGGCCACCGTGCTCTTTCGGGAGGCCCTGGCGCGGTTGGAAGCGCTCGGTGACGCGATGGGCCAGGGCGCGGTGGCGCACAACCTGGCGTGCACCCTCAGTCAGTCCGGCCAGTACGAGGCCAGCCTGCCGTACTTCGAGCGAACGCTGGGCCTGTGGCGGCAGCTCGGCCACTCCACCGGGGAGATATACACCAGCGCTGTCCGGGCAGTGCAGCACCTGCGCCGACATCACCTGCCGGAGGGCCGTGCGGATGCTCGGCAAGCGTGGCAGCTCGGACGGGATCTGCCGGACGTCATCTTCCGCGAGGCCCTGCTGTTCATCGGCGGCCTGCTGGCTGCGCGCCTGGGTCACCCGCTGGTGGGCGTCCGGCTGACCGCCGCGAGTGAGGCGCTGCGGAACCGTGCTGGTGTTCACATCCCACACGCGTGCCACCGTGAACGCGACGAACTGATCGCGGAACTGCGCGCTGCACTGGATCATGCCGCCTTCGAGGCGGCGTGGGCACAGGGCGCAGGTGCTGCCCCGGACGAGGTGGCCGCCGACCTCGACGACGCCATGCAGGCGCTGCCGATGGCCCCGGCACCCTCCACCACGGCCCTCACGGCGCGCGAGCTGGAGGTGCTCGCCGGCGTGGCGTGTGGGCACAGCGACAAGAAGGTCGCGCTGGCACTGGGCATCAGTGCGGGAACGGTGGGCAAGCACGTGGCGAGCATGCTGCACAAGCTGGAACTGCACAACCGCGTGGAACTGGCCCGCTGGGCGGCAGCGCACACCTTGACCCCCTGA
- a CDS encoding APH(3') family aminoglycoside O-phosphotransferase, giving the protein MMGDVLILPEPLRRVLPAARWERVTLGESGAGVWRSTKYVVKVQERAGTPVTTLQQERERLRYFQGRVPVPQVVGYEVTPEREYLAMTRLPGIPLSDPDATLHPERVVDLLARALRELHALPIRDCPFRMTLDVTLRLAREQVQAGTVDETDFDEERAGRTATSVFNELVRTRPHAEELVVTHGDACLPNFILNAAQIEGVIDVGRAGIADRHADLALAWRSTRYNLGAQWGEVLLDLYGRERVDLEKIAYYCMLDELF; this is encoded by the coding sequence ATGATGGGTGACGTCCTGATCCTGCCCGAACCGCTGCGCCGCGTGCTTCCGGCCGCCCGCTGGGAGCGCGTCACGCTGGGCGAGAGCGGCGCAGGCGTGTGGCGCAGCACGAAGTACGTGGTGAAGGTGCAGGAGCGTGCGGGCACCCCGGTCACGACCCTGCAACAGGAACGCGAGCGGCTGCGGTACTTCCAGGGCCGCGTGCCCGTGCCGCAGGTCGTGGGCTATGAGGTCACGCCCGAACGCGAGTACCTCGCCATGACACGGCTGCCCGGCATTCCCCTGAGCGACCCGGACGCCACCCTGCACCCGGAGCGCGTGGTGGATCTGCTGGCCCGCGCCCTGCGGGAACTGCACGCCCTGCCGATCCGGGACTGCCCGTTTCGCATGACGCTGGACGTGACCCTGCGTCTGGCCCGCGAGCAGGTGCAGGCGGGCACCGTGGACGAAACGGACTTCGACGAGGAGAGAGCGGGCCGCACCGCCACCAGCGTCTTCAACGAACTCGTCCGCACCCGCCCCCACGCGGAGGAGCTGGTCGTCACGCACGGCGACGCCTGCCTGCCGAACTTCATCCTGAACGCCGCACAGATCGAGGGCGTGATCGACGTGGGCCGCGCCGGCATCGCCGACCGTCATGCGGACCTGGCCCTGGCGTGGCGCAGCACCCGGTACAACCTGGGCGCCCAGTGGGGCGAGGTTCTGCTCGACTTATACGGGAGGGAGCGGGTCGACCTGGAGAAGATCGCGTACTACTGCATGCTGGACGAACTGTTCTGA